One Oncorhynchus clarkii lewisi isolate Uvic-CL-2024 chromosome 31, UVic_Ocla_1.0, whole genome shotgun sequence DNA segment encodes these proteins:
- the LOC139391135 gene encoding forkhead box protein N2-like: MESDTHTLPPLPTSLLYPTTLYQSPPFSSLLQTSSTVHVSLPLSPLSIPPCPTWLSPTAPVSIHLKTESLSPLLDSLSPPQFLDGQNLHCLNSPTTSDQDDLTCLNWLHQRGNLLPLQPLPKTTPLPQLEPQDPIPTQNHLSSPSKPPYSFSSLIFMAIEYSPDKRLPVKGIYDWILNSFPYYRAAPGGWRNSVRHNLSLSKSFCRIHRDKNQSVGKGSLWCVCPEYRSALLEVLRKTQYYHSTNSNLLNNPALLEGADYGESMVCDTVAISALTSDNPPLSSNPPCPLTPDHEELINMEAVEYEEEVGEEMEKDPLSDSGYIEFHYYQYHQYQYLVLPGDTELDLETVEILQLDAEAQEAAGSLLDLAGGGH; the protein is encoded by the exons atggagagtgacacTCACACACTGCCACCCCTTCCTACATCTCTTCTTTATCCCACCACTCTCTACCAGTCCCcgcctttctcctctcttctgcagACTTCTTCCACTGTCCATGtttcactccctctgtctcctctgtcgaTTCCACCATGCCCTACTTGGCTTTCCCCCACAGCCCCAGTTTCCATTCACCTCAAGACTgaatctctctcccctcttttagACTCCCTGTCCCCCCCTCAGTTCCTTGACGGACAAAACTTACACTGCCTCAACTCTCCAACCACATCTGACCAAGATGACTTGACCTGCCTCAACTGGTTACATCAAAGAGGCAATTTGCTTCCCCTGCAGCCATTGCCCAAAACAACACCACTGCCCCAGCTGGAGCCCCAGGATCCCATACCTACCCAAAACCACCTTTCCTCCCCATCCAAGCCCCCTTACTCCTTCAGCAGTCTAATCTTCATGGCGATAGAATACTCGCCAGACAAGAGGCTCCCAGTGAAGGGTATCTATGACTGGATATTGAACAGCTTCCCCTACTACAGAGCAGCACCTGGGGGGTGGAGAAACTCTGTTCGGCACAACCTGTCCCTGAGTAAGAGCTTCTGTCGGATTCACAGGGACAAGAACCAG TCTGTGGGGAAGGGCTCACTGTGGTGCGTGTGTCCAGAATATCGATCCGCTCTTCTGGAGGTGCTTAGGAAGACCCAGTATTACCATAGCACTAACAGCAACTTACTAAACAACCCTGCATT GTTGGAGGGAGCTGATTATGGAGAATCTATGGTGTGTGACACTGTGGCGATCTCAG cctTGACCTCAGacaacccacctctctcctcaaATCCACCTTGCCCTCTGACCCCTGACCATGAGGAGCTTATCAATATGGAGGCAGTGGAATATGAGGAAGAGGTTGGTGAGGAGATGGAGAAAGACCCCCTGTCAGACAGCGGCTACATAGAGTTCCATTACTACCAGTATCATCAGTACCAGTATCTGGTCCTGCCCGGGGACACTGAACTAGATCTGGAGACTGTAGAGATCCTGCAGCTGGATGCTGAGGCCCAAGAGGCTGCTGGGTCACTTCTGGACCTGGCAGGGGGTGGACATTAG